A genomic window from Oceanobacillus timonensis includes:
- a CDS encoding ABC transporter permease codes for MQFVEEKKESNFKMLFRSFKKNKLALYSLYIIIFLLLIVIFGPWITPYDPQESNYDSILEGPSWQHLAGTDEFGKDVLSRLIVGARLSLGVGVSAVLLGAVAGTILGLISGFFGKWVDRVIMRACDILFAFPDLVLAIGMVAILGPGMKNVIIAIAFFSTPSFARIVRGETLEIKERLFIEAERSIGAKKRRIILRHVFPQTISTIIVYISMNIGGAIISAASLSFLGLGASPSSPEWGAMLSASRDYIGHAFHLIFFPGLAVFITVLVLNLFGDGLRDVLDPKTRN; via the coding sequence ATGCAATTTGTGGAGGAAAAAAAAGAGTCCAATTTCAAAATGTTGTTCCGTTCTTTTAAGAAGAATAAATTAGCTTTATATTCCCTTTACATCATTATTTTCTTGTTGTTGATTGTTATATTTGGACCTTGGATTACACCATATGATCCGCAGGAGTCAAATTACGATAGTATACTGGAAGGTCCTTCATGGCAGCATTTGGCTGGCACCGATGAATTTGGTAAAGATGTATTAAGCCGGTTGATTGTTGGTGCAAGACTATCACTTGGTGTCGGTGTATCAGCAGTATTATTAGGGGCAGTAGCCGGAACCATTTTAGGACTGATCAGCGGCTTCTTTGGAAAATGGGTGGACAGAGTGATTATGAGAGCTTGTGATATTCTATTTGCTTTTCCTGATTTGGTACTTGCTATTGGGATGGTTGCGATCCTAGGACCGGGAATGAAAAATGTGATAATTGCAATTGCTTTTTTCTCAACTCCGTCTTTTGCCAGAATTGTTCGAGGAGAAACACTAGAAATTAAAGAGAGACTATTTATAGAAGCAGAAAGGTCAATTGGCGCAAAAAAGAGAAGGATTATTTTAAGACATGTTTTTCCGCAAACCATTTCTACCATCATTGTTTATATCAGTATGAATATTGGCGGGGCAATTATATCTGCTGCTAGTCTGAGTTTCCTTGGTTTAGGTGCGTCACCTTCTTCACCAGAATGGGGAGCGATGTTAAGCGCTTCAAGAGATTATATTGGACATGCATTTCATCTAATATTTTTCCCTGGCTTGGCAGTGTTTATAACGGTGTTAGTGCTGAACTTGTTTGGTGACGGATTGCGTGATGTACTGGATCCGAAAACAAGGAATTGA
- a CDS encoding ABC transporter ATP-binding protein, which yields MAGLLEVNNLKTAFVADDKATQVVRGVSFAVNKGEIVGIVGESGCGKSVTSLSIMRLLKGTSGIIQNGEVWFHDQNLLQLSEQKMRKIRGNSISMIFQDPMTSLNPVLKIGRQLMQGIMLHLKYSKEEARKYAISMLESVGIPRAESIMNEYPHQLSGGMNQRVMIAMAMSCNPELLIADEPTTALDVTIQAQILQLMKNLRNKQNTTILMITHDLGVVSEVCDRVIVMYAGRVVEEGQTAEVFEKPKHPYTEGLIKSMPKIGLKQSRLHAIPGQVPDPANMPRRCKFAARCPHVMDICREEEPNLIKDEGNREHRCWLYQGGYEGGKKVDV from the coding sequence ATGGCAGGTTTATTAGAGGTAAATAATTTGAAAACAGCTTTTGTAGCAGATGATAAAGCTACTCAAGTTGTCCGTGGTGTAAGCTTCGCTGTTAATAAAGGTGAAATCGTCGGTATTGTTGGAGAATCAGGCTGTGGAAAAAGTGTTACCTCTTTATCCATTATGCGGCTTTTAAAAGGAACATCCGGAATCATACAGAATGGCGAAGTATGGTTTCATGATCAAAATTTATTACAATTATCAGAACAGAAAATGCGTAAGATTCGCGGGAATAGCATATCTATGATTTTCCAAGATCCAATGACTTCTTTAAATCCTGTATTAAAAATAGGTAGACAACTGATGCAGGGGATTATGCTACATTTAAAATACTCGAAAGAAGAAGCAAGAAAATACGCAATAAGTATGCTGGAATCAGTAGGTATTCCAAGAGCAGAAAGTATTATGAATGAGTACCCGCATCAATTATCTGGAGGAATGAACCAGAGAGTAATGATTGCCATGGCGATGTCTTGTAATCCAGAGCTTCTGATTGCTGATGAACCTACAACAGCGCTGGATGTAACTATTCAAGCACAGATATTACAGTTAATGAAAAATTTACGTAATAAACAAAATACAACAATATTAATGATTACCCATGATCTTGGAGTTGTATCTGAAGTGTGTGACAGAGTAATTGTCATGTATGCGGGAAGAGTTGTAGAAGAAGGACAAACAGCTGAAGTGTTTGAAAAACCCAAACATCCATATACAGAAGGGTTAATAAAGTCCATGCCGAAAATTGGCCTGAAACAATCTCGACTACATGCCATCCCTGGTCAAGTTCCAGACCCTGCAAACATGCCAAGGAGATGTAAGTTTGCGGCACGATGCCCACATGTAATGGATATATGCAGAGAGGAAGAACCGAATTTGATAAAAGATGAGGGAAATCGGGAACATAGATGCTGGCTGTATCAGGGTGGATATGAAGGAGGGAAGAAGGTTGACGTCTAA
- a CDS encoding ABC transporter ATP-binding protein translates to MTSNSVLEIKHIKKYFKISKGWFAEKKYVKAVDDVSFSIEKGTTVSIVGESGCGKSTLARLVNGLIEADSGEVIFKGNNLTHENETVWRTFRQPMQMIFQDPYASLSPHLKIKDIVAEPLNIHYPKMSKSEREKIVKETLDICGVGSQHLEKYPHQFSGGQRQRIGIARALVLRPELVILDEPVSALDVSVQAQILNLLKDLQEKFDLTFLFISHDLSVVDHISNNVAVMYLGNIVEIASRDTLFEDPKHPYTQALLSSVPDTNPKLGRERVVLKGEIPNAANPPAGCKFHTRCPFAMDVCKKIVPEMQTLNSGTQVACHLYGENQS, encoded by the coding sequence TTGACGTCTAATTCAGTACTTGAGATTAAACATATAAAGAAATATTTTAAAATATCTAAAGGGTGGTTTGCTGAAAAGAAATATGTAAAAGCCGTGGATGATGTTTCATTCTCTATTGAAAAAGGGACAACTGTAAGCATTGTTGGGGAATCTGGCTGTGGTAAATCTACTTTGGCACGACTAGTAAATGGTTTAATTGAAGCGGATAGTGGTGAAGTTATTTTTAAAGGCAATAATTTAACACATGAAAATGAAACTGTCTGGCGTACCTTCAGACAACCTATGCAAATGATATTTCAAGATCCTTATGCATCATTGAGTCCCCATTTGAAAATAAAAGATATCGTTGCTGAACCGCTAAACATTCATTACCCAAAAATGTCGAAGTCAGAAAGAGAAAAGATTGTCAAAGAGACATTAGATATTTGTGGTGTTGGAAGTCAACATCTAGAAAAATACCCGCATCAATTCAGTGGGGGTCAGAGACAACGAATTGGTATTGCAAGAGCACTGGTATTAAGACCTGAATTAGTCATCCTGGATGAACCGGTATCCGCGCTGGATGTCTCGGTACAGGCACAAATTTTAAACTTGTTAAAAGATTTACAAGAGAAATTTGATTTAACATTCTTGTTTATTTCTCATGATTTAAGTGTTGTAGACCATATCAGTAATAATGTGGCTGTCATGTACCTCGGGAATATTGTAGAAATAGCATCAAGGGATACGCTTTTTGAGGATCCAAAACATCCATATACACAGGCGCTTCTTTCTTCCGTCCCTGACACGAATCCGAAACTTGGGCGAGAACGGGTTGTTTTAAAAGGTGAAATACCAAATGCAGCTAATCCGCCTGCAGGATGTAAGTTTCATACGCGTTGTCCTTTCGCTATGGATGTATGTAAAAAGATAGTACCGGAGATGCAGACACTGAACAGTGGTACACAAGTTGCCTGTCATTTGTATGGAGAAAACCAATCATAA
- a CDS encoding M81 family metallopeptidase yields MKVLTGHFNSESNEFSYQNMDFENFVFRYGKDSINAMNVRDIFEDAGIELVSSLYANGHPGGLITKDAFDFILHRMTVKVKEHLHEIDGIFLYLHGASKVLDLEGNSAEHKILQEIRKITGPYMPIAVVMDPHGNLSQNLVDNTTIVRTYRHSPHTDVVETHRITAKMLVDLLQNRRSITPVYRKVPIMIGGERAVSTDEPMVSINHYLDEAESDSRILSASFHIGYLEQDGDKLGCSITVVPNDDKYLDYANEVADNIYDFVVARRFQFHYHGIVDQPQEALQRAIEYDGKPVFVTDSGDNCGAGGDGYSNFILRQLMEKQDYNEKNILVAGVIDKDSYTDLLGKEVGTHVKFDLGMDMDELSKPVYITGTITSVGVVNSRYEINSDMGKAITVKIDDKPISVVVEGESLSYTDLSQFEDSNINIEDFDLFVVKQGYISPDFKGISPFCIMSLTEGPTNQEIEQTRSYKRIMRPMFPYDKLDYRIEE; encoded by the coding sequence ATGAAAGTATTGACCGGTCATTTCAATTCAGAATCTAATGAATTTTCCTATCAGAATATGGATTTTGAGAACTTTGTGTTTAGATATGGAAAAGACTCTATTAATGCGATGAATGTAAGAGATATTTTTGAAGATGCGGGAATCGAGCTGGTGTCAAGTCTATATGCGAATGGACATCCAGGCGGTTTAATTACGAAGGATGCGTTTGATTTTATTTTACACAGAATGACTGTGAAAGTAAAAGAGCATCTACATGAAATTGATGGGATTTTTCTCTATTTGCATGGGGCAAGTAAAGTGTTGGATTTAGAAGGAAATTCTGCGGAACATAAGATACTACAGGAGATTCGTAAAATTACAGGGCCATACATGCCAATTGCTGTCGTGATGGACCCTCATGGAAACTTATCACAGAATTTGGTTGATAATACGACGATTGTAAGAACATACAGGCATTCTCCACATACAGACGTAGTAGAAACTCATCGCATTACGGCAAAAATGTTGGTTGATTTATTACAAAATAGAAGAAGTATAACACCTGTATATCGGAAAGTACCTATTATGATTGGCGGTGAAAGAGCTGTATCAACTGATGAACCAATGGTATCGATTAATCATTATTTAGACGAGGCAGAATCTGATTCAAGAATTCTTTCTGCATCGTTTCATATTGGTTATTTGGAACAAGATGGTGATAAATTAGGGTGCTCGATTACAGTAGTACCAAATGATGATAAATATTTGGACTATGCTAATGAAGTTGCGGATAATATTTATGATTTTGTTGTAGCGAGAAGATTCCAGTTCCATTACCACGGTATTGTTGATCAACCTCAAGAAGCATTACAAAGAGCTATTGAATATGATGGTAAGCCTGTTTTTGTAACTGATTCTGGAGATAACTGTGGTGCTGGCGGTGATGGTTACAGTAACTTTATTTTGCGCCAGTTGATGGAAAAGCAAGATTATAATGAAAAAAATATCCTTGTTGCTGGTGTCATTGATAAAGACAGTTATACGGATTTGCTAGGTAAAGAAGTTGGTACACATGTGAAATTTGATTTGGGCATGGACATGGACGAATTATCTAAACCCGTTTACATCACGGGTACTATTACATCCGTTGGTGTCGTGAATAGTCGATATGAAATTAACTCCGATATGGGCAAAGCTATTACAGTTAAAATTGATGATAAACCTATTAGTGTAGTAGTTGAAGGGGAATCATTGAGTTATACAGATTTATCACAATTTGAGGATTCTAATATTAATATAGAAGATTTTGATCTGTTCGTTGTAAAACAAGGATATATCTCTCCGGATTTTAAAGGTATTTCACCTTTTTGTATTATGTCTTTAACAGAAGGTCCTACTAATCAGGAGATTGAACAAACTCGATCATATAAACGTATTATGAGACCGATGTTTCCTTATGATAAGCTTGATTACCGTATAGAAGAATAA
- a CDS encoding leucyl aminopeptidase family protein yields MQIHIVPVKKEETFIKELKFGQIGLLQKENQMYCYLGLGISLLSFEDIRLLGGFAWKELAKLSSDQIQIDFSSIVLQSGKLNKQEVIQCFMEGWHLAAYQFITYQKESHPLPVLQLVSEEENFENLNQIAQDKANAVHFTRDLCNEPANKLTPTVYAEKLRQEFAETDVKVEIIEDETLLEIDFPGIHAVAKGSSNPPKLVVLTLNRAEQKEKIALVGKGVTFDSGGINAKSGSDIGEMKMDMAGSAAVAGAMKLLEKSKTQVNIVAVIPMVQNLADGNAMLPSDVIRYRNGIHVEIGNTDAEGRLILADGMLYAQEVLGAKKVIDIATLTGSIGGALGLKAAGIFSNDESALWDYKQLGEDCGDYVWPLPVYEDYMLHLQTDVADVNNMSNTPYGGSIMAALFLKQFMDDTNKWVHIDMANRMTPHKIQSYYTAGASGYGVRLLYEMVLFEAKKGGI; encoded by the coding sequence ATGCAGATTCATATTGTACCTGTAAAAAAAGAAGAAACATTTATAAAAGAATTGAAATTTGGTCAGATAGGATTATTGCAAAAAGAAAATCAAATGTATTGCTATTTAGGGCTGGGAATATCATTGCTTAGTTTTGAAGATATTCGCTTACTTGGTGGTTTTGCGTGGAAAGAGCTGGCAAAATTGTCAAGTGACCAAATACAGATTGACTTTTCTTCAATAGTTTTGCAGTCTGGTAAATTAAATAAACAAGAAGTTATCCAGTGCTTTATGGAAGGATGGCATTTGGCAGCATACCAATTTATAACTTATCAAAAGGAAAGTCATCCACTACCTGTGTTGCAGCTAGTTTCTGAAGAAGAAAATTTTGAGAATTTGAATCAAATAGCACAAGATAAGGCAAATGCGGTTCATTTTACACGTGACCTTTGTAATGAGCCTGCAAACAAATTAACGCCGACGGTTTATGCAGAAAAATTAAGACAAGAATTTGCTGAAACAGATGTCAAAGTAGAAATTATAGAAGATGAAACCTTGTTAGAGATAGACTTTCCAGGTATTCATGCTGTTGCAAAAGGAAGCAGCAATCCACCAAAGTTAGTAGTTTTAACTTTGAATCGTGCAGAACAAAAAGAAAAAATAGCACTGGTTGGAAAAGGAGTAACATTTGATTCAGGCGGTATCAATGCCAAGTCAGGTAGCGATATTGGTGAGATGAAAATGGATATGGCTGGTTCTGCGGCTGTGGCTGGGGCAATGAAATTACTGGAAAAATCTAAAACTCAAGTTAATATTGTAGCAGTTATACCAATGGTGCAAAATCTGGCGGATGGTAACGCAATGCTTCCCTCTGATGTGATACGTTACCGGAATGGTATTCATGTAGAAATCGGTAATACAGATGCTGAGGGAAGGTTAATTTTGGCAGATGGCATGCTGTATGCCCAGGAAGTGCTTGGTGCGAAAAAAGTGATTGATATTGCTACGTTAACTGGCAGTATCGGTGGGGCACTTGGTTTAAAAGCAGCTGGTATTTTTAGTAATGATGAATCAGCTTTATGGGACTACAAACAATTGGGCGAGGATTGTGGAGATTACGTATGGCCATTGCCTGTATACGAAGATTACATGTTACATTTGCAAACCGATGTCGCAGATGTGAATAATATGAGTAACACGCCGTACGGCGGCTCTATTATGGCGGCATTATTTTTGAAACAATTTATGGATGATACGAATAAATGGGTACATATTGATATGGCAAACAGAATGACACCGCATAAAATACAAAGTTATTACACTGCTGGTGCATCTGGATACGGGGTACGGTTATTATATGAAATGGTATTATTTGAAGCGAAAAAAGGTGGAATATAA
- a CDS encoding copper homeostasis protein CutC yields the protein MLIEVIGTSVNDVIDAENTGADRVELCAEMAEGGLTPSIGVVEAAVDAVDIPINVMVRPHGKSFVYSDVDIDVMLRDIRAIKQAGANGIVIGTLTENGVINEGQLHCLLNAEDRMEVTFHRAFDEVNDQFVALEVLLKYKKIKTILTSGGKDKATDAIERLADLVSYTKNSSLAIMPGSGLCPDKIDIFHKTVQSDALHFGAGVRVDGSFDQLFSEEKIAQIRELAG from the coding sequence TTGTTAATTGAAGTAATCGGGACAAGTGTAAATGATGTGATAGATGCTGAAAATACTGGTGCTGACAGAGTTGAATTATGTGCTGAGATGGCGGAAGGCGGCTTGACCCCCAGTATTGGCGTTGTTGAAGCTGCTGTAGATGCGGTGGATATACCTATCAATGTCATGGTACGACCGCATGGAAAATCATTCGTATACAGTGATGTGGATATTGATGTGATGTTAAGAGATATTCGTGCTATTAAGCAGGCTGGTGCAAATGGGATTGTTATAGGTACGTTAACAGAGAATGGTGTCATTAATGAGGGCCAATTACACTGTTTACTGAATGCTGAAGATAGAATGGAAGTTACTTTCCACCGGGCATTTGATGAAGTAAATGATCAATTTGTTGCGCTAGAAGTGCTTTTAAAATATAAAAAAATAAAAACGATACTTACTTCTGGTGGGAAAGATAAGGCAACAGATGCTATTGAACGTCTTGCTGATTTGGTATCATATACTAAGAATAGTAGTCTAGCCATTATGCCTGGAAGCGGCTTGTGTCCGGATAAAATAGATATTTTTCATAAAACTGTTCAGTCGGATGCCCTCCATTTCGGTGCAGGTGTTCGAGTTGATGGTAGTTTTGACCAATTATTTTCTGAAGAAAAAATTGCTCAGATTAGGGAATTGGCAGGGTAA
- a CDS encoding PTS mannitol transporter subunit IICB — protein sequence MDATLQDKEQKGSLKAKIQKMGNFLSSMVIPNIGAFIAWGLLTALFIPDGWIPNEHLAELVDPTMTYMLPLLLGYTGGFNVYGKRGGVAGALGTIGVIIGADITMLIGGMVMGPLSALIFKKLDPILKRKIKPGLEMLMDTFSLGIIGALLMVVGFIIVNPIFTFILTILSNGVEWVMEEQLLPLASIFVAPAQVLFLNNAVNHGIMIPLGIEQVQDVGKSVLFLVEGNGGNWFGVVLAFSIFAKGSVTKRSAAAASPIQLFGGIGEVAFPFALMKPSVILGPIIGNGLALLVLGLFNGGTTGPVSPGSIISLILMSPQSAMITNILAYTVSAAASFVVVAFILKRDKAKSNGQTEGGESIDLEENNESKSNEETEDTVDSDNYEREKENLKENLEGKTINKIVIACDAGMGSSVMGASILRKKVEKAKLDVDVDSVTVNSIPNDVDLIITNKILEDRAKQMSPNKDIPVVPIKDFLNNDEYDNIIQDIEASRE from the coding sequence ATGGATGCCACGCTTCAAGATAAAGAACAAAAGGGATCGCTAAAGGCTAAAATCCAAAAGATGGGTAATTTTCTAAGTTCAATGGTTATTCCAAACATTGGTGCCTTTATTGCTTGGGGACTGTTGACAGCATTATTCATACCTGATGGCTGGATTCCGAATGAACATCTTGCCGAACTGGTAGATCCCACGATGACTTATATGCTTCCATTGTTACTTGGGTATACAGGTGGATTTAACGTATATGGAAAACGTGGGGGTGTAGCCGGTGCGCTAGGAACAATTGGCGTTATTATTGGAGCAGATATTACCATGTTAATCGGCGGTATGGTCATGGGGCCTTTATCAGCTTTAATCTTTAAAAAATTAGATCCTATACTAAAAAGAAAGATAAAACCTGGGTTAGAAATGTTAATGGATACTTTCTCTCTAGGTATTATTGGCGCATTGTTAATGGTAGTCGGTTTCATTATTGTCAATCCGATATTTACGTTCATACTTACTATTCTATCTAATGGGGTTGAATGGGTAATGGAAGAGCAATTACTTCCATTAGCAAGTATTTTCGTTGCACCTGCTCAAGTATTATTTCTTAACAATGCGGTTAACCACGGCATTATGATTCCACTAGGTATTGAGCAAGTGCAGGATGTAGGTAAATCAGTATTATTTTTAGTAGAAGGAAACGGCGGTAACTGGTTTGGTGTCGTACTTGCTTTCAGTATCTTTGCTAAAGGGAGCGTAACGAAACGATCAGCAGCAGCAGCTAGTCCAATTCAACTGTTTGGCGGTATAGGTGAAGTAGCTTTTCCATTTGCATTAATGAAACCAAGCGTTATATTAGGTCCGATTATTGGAAATGGGCTCGCTCTTCTTGTACTAGGATTGTTTAATGGTGGGACAACAGGGCCGGTTTCGCCAGGTAGTATCATTTCATTAATCTTAATGTCACCCCAGAGTGCTATGATTACCAATATACTAGCGTATACTGTTTCAGCGGCTGCTTCATTTGTTGTTGTTGCCTTTATATTAAAAAGAGATAAAGCAAAAAGTAACGGGCAAACTGAAGGTGGAGAATCTATAGATTTAGAAGAAAATAATGAAAGTAAATCAAATGAAGAAACAGAAGATACTGTTGATAGTGATAATTATGAGAGAGAAAAAGAAAATTTGAAAGAGAACCTTGAAGGGAAAACGATTAATAAAATTGTAATCGCTTGCGATGCTGGAATGGGATCAAGTGTCATGGGAGCCTCTATTTTGCGGAAAAAGGTGGAAAAGGCCAAGCTAGATGTTGATGTTGACAGTGTTACCGTCAATTCGATTCCAAATGATGTCGATTTAATCATAACTAATAAAATATTAGAAGATCGAGCTAAACAGATGTCGCCTAATAAAG